The Acidimicrobiia bacterium genome contains a region encoding:
- a CDS encoding threonylcarbamoyl-AMP synthase, whose protein sequence is MITNNILECISVLEAEDLLGFPTETVYGLGARADSSVAVNKIFKAKNRPKNHPLIVHGSNTKSVFECVENIPDYAYVLAENFWPGPMSLILPKKNNTIVCDEVTGGLDSIAVRVPKHDIALKLFSKCDFLVAGPSANIFSHVSPTSAEHVISEFTDRLTVLDGGDCNVGVESTIISCLGDTPKILRSGYITDIEISKLLDLDQAQISDIDISNIKVSGNLKIHYSPRIPVYRFENIEDLELRLENTNHRNLAYIGFNKFINNSISFSQIINSNEEFAHKLYSFFRHAQDKGCSGILVIAPSNIGLGVAINDRLSKASSDWTE, encoded by the coding sequence TTGATTACTAATAATATTTTAGAATGTATTTCAGTTTTAGAAGCTGAAGATCTGTTAGGTTTTCCTACCGAAACTGTATATGGTTTAGGAGCCAGAGCCGATTCTAGTGTGGCTGTAAATAAGATTTTTAAAGCTAAAAACAGACCTAAGAATCATCCGTTGATTGTTCATGGTTCAAATACAAAGAGTGTTTTTGAATGTGTTGAAAATATTCCGGATTATGCATATGTCTTAGCAGAAAATTTTTGGCCTGGCCCAATGAGTTTAATTTTGCCAAAAAAAAATAACACTATAGTTTGTGATGAAGTTACAGGTGGATTAGATAGTATTGCTGTTCGTGTTCCAAAGCATGATATTGCTTTAAAATTATTTTCAAAATGTGATTTTCTTGTTGCCGGTCCAAGTGCAAATATTTTCTCTCATGTTTCTCCTACCTCAGCCGAACACGTTATTTCAGAATTCACAGATAGATTGACAGTTTTAGACGGTGGAGATTGTAATGTTGGTGTTGAATCAACAATTATCTCATGTCTAGGTGATACTCCTAAAATTTTGCGAAGTGGATATATTACAGACATTGAAATCTCTAAGCTATTAGATTTAGATCAAGCACAAATATCGGATATTGATATTTCTAATATTAAAGTTTCAGGAAATCTCAAAATTCATTATTCACCTAGAATTCCGGTTTATAGATTTGAAAATATTGAAGATCTAGAATTGCGACTTGAAAATACCAATCACAGAAATCTAGCTTATATTGGTTTTAATAAGTTTATTAATAATTCAATCTCATTTAGCCAAATCATAAATTCCAATGAAGAATTTGCACATAAATTATATTCTTTTTTTAGACATGCACAAGATAAAGGTTGTTCAGGGATTTTGGTGATCGCTCCATCCAATATTGGATTAGGTGTTGCTATTAACGATAGATTATCTAAAGCATCTAGTGATTGGACTGAATAA
- a CDS encoding cysteine synthase family protein, with translation MRVESILDLVGNTPVIGIHTLSPNKNIKIYLKLEGQNPGGSIKDRAAVSMIEAAEKSGELKAGGTVLESSSGNTAIGLALVCKLKGYHLVIVLSENVTTERKELLKSYGAEIIYSDGSKGSNGAIAKAKEVKKENPDWILLYQYGNSANVDAHYKTTGPEILKDIPEIDVFAAGLGTSGTLMGVSKFFKENKPEVKIIAIEPPVGETITALRSLDEGFIPDIFVDTLIDRRIIVRSKESIEVTRRLLDECGIFVGVSTGAVVSGALKVASTMESGTIVCISPDAGWKYLSANIWTDELGDVLTTSETVNFW, from the coding sequence ATGCGTGTTGAATCAATACTTGATCTTGTAGGGAATACTCCTGTTATAGGAATACATACATTGTCACCTAATAAAAATATCAAAATATATTTAAAACTTGAAGGCCAAAATCCTGGCGGCTCCATTAAAGATCGTGCAGCAGTATCAATGATTGAAGCTGCTGAGAAAAGTGGCGAGCTCAAAGCAGGCGGTACAGTTTTAGAATCATCAAGCGGAAATACTGCAATAGGTTTAGCTTTAGTATGTAAATTAAAAGGATATCATCTAGTTATAGTACTCAGCGAGAATGTTACGACTGAGAGAAAAGAACTTTTGAAATCATATGGTGCGGAAATTATATATTCCGATGGTTCAAAAGGAAGTAATGGCGCAATCGCTAAAGCAAAAGAAGTCAAAAAAGAAAATCCAGATTGGATATTGCTATACCAGTACGGCAATAGCGCAAATGTAGATGCACATTATAAAACTACTGGTCCAGAGATCCTTAAAGATATACCAGAAATTGATGTATTCGCTGCAGGTCTTGGTACCTCTGGAACATTAATGGGTGTGTCAAAGTTTTTCAAAGAAAATAAACCAGAAGTAAAAATTATTGCTATAGAACCACCAGTTGGGGAAACTATTACAGCTCTTCGTTCTTTAGATGAGGGTTTTATTCCCGATATTTTTGTTGATACTTTGATTGATCGTAGAATTATTGTTCGTTCAAAAGAATCTATAGAAGTTACTCGTCGTCTATTAGACGAATGTGGAATTTTTGTAGGTGTATCAACTGGTGCTGTTGTCTCAGGTGCTCTAAAAGTTGCTAGTACTATGGAATCGGGAACAATAGTCTGTATTAGTCCTGATGCTGGATGGAAATATTTATCGGCAAATATTTGGACAGATGAATTAGGCGATGTTTTGACTACAAGCGAGACAGTGAATTTCTGGTAA
- a CDS encoding MoaD family protein yields the protein MSITIRIPTVMRNATGNNAVVTTKGATVSEVLADLTAQYPDITGVLYDSDSNLHKYVNIYVNDDDIRYIGKLDAPVKEGDEITLLPAVAGGI from the coding sequence ATGTCTATAACTATACGTATACCTACAGTAATGAGAAATGCTACAGGAAATAATGCTGTGGTAACTACCAAAGGTGCAACTGTATCTGAGGTACTGGCCGATTTAACGGCACAATACCCTGATATAACTGGTGTTTTATATGATTCAGATTCTAATTTACATAAATATGTCAACATATATGTAAATGATGATGATATTCGTTATATTGGTAAATTAGACGCTCCAGTAAAAGAAGGCGATGAGATTACACTCTTACCTGCTGTTGCTGGCGGAATTTAA